GATCGGTTCGGGCTCGCCGACGGTCAGCCGCCTGCCCGGCAGCGGCACCAGCATCCGCTGGCCGTAGTCCTGCAGCAGAATCGAGACGTCGCGCCCGCCCACCCTGGCCACCTCTTCGGCGACCAGCGGGGCGATCAGCGCCGGGGGCATCTCGTGCGCCCGGTCCAGCAGCACTCCCAGCAGCCGTTCACCGAACCCTTCGGACCGGTCCACCATGGCCTTGTCAGGCCGCTGTTCGTCCCGCGCCATCACCACCTCCTCATTCGGCGACCGCCAGAGCCGACTTCGCCGACCGCGTAGGTGTTCTGAAGGGCCGTTCGCGCGCCGGTGCGGTGTTCGACCGCGGAGGCTCGACGGAGCCGTTCAGGCTCACCTCGCGCCACGTGGCCGATGCCGCTCCGACAAGCGCGGATCGGTCCCGGCGGTCAGGGCAGATCGGCTCGAAGACCGCTTCATGCGGTCTGCGCCCCGGCTCCCCTTACAACCGTTCAACGCGTACAGAATGTCGTGGCTGACCTGTCGGAGGAGCTCATTGCTTCAAACGTGGCGTGTCGGGACCGCTGAGGCGCCGGTATGAACGATCTCCCGACAGCCGCCACTCGAAGAACTGCGGCTCTCTGGTCATCGGCCGGCTGTCCCTCCGTCGGTGTCCGGTTTCCTCTCGCCTGGCTGGGTGGTCGGGATCCGGGAAGTGAAGAAGAGCGCGATCAGTGAGGCGAGGGCGAGGATGGCGAGTGCGGCGCGTAGACCGTCGAGGCGGGCTGCAGAGTTCGCGTCGAGCGCGGCCTGCTTCACCTCCGGGCTCGCCGCGGCCTGGTCGAGGGCTGTGGTGAGTTGGGCGTCGGAGAGGAACGGCACTCCTGCCTCGAGGTTGGTGCTCGCCTTGTTCTTGACCTCCGCCGGCACCGCGGGGTTGTGCTCGATGCCGCTCAGGAACGAGGAGGTCAGTACCGCGATCAGGATCGATCCGGCCAGGGCCGTGCCGATCGAGGCACCGAGGTTGGTGACGGCGTTCTGCACGCCACCGATCTCGGCGCTCTGCTCGTCGGGTACCGCGGAGACCGTGACCGCGCCGAGCTGGGACGCGAGCGCGCCCATGCCGAGCCCGATCAGCAGGAGCGGGAGCGTGACGATCTCCGGGCCCGCGTCGGCGTCGAGTGCCGCCGCCAGGGCCACGGCCCCGGCGAGGAGCGCGAGGATTCCCCACCGCACTACCCGGCGCGGCGAGACGTCCGGGAGCAGGCGCGGGATCAGGACCGCGGCGCCCAGCAGGGTGAGGGAGAGCGGCAGGATGCGCACTCCGGTGGCGAGCGCGGACAGGCCCAGGGCGATCGAGAGGTAGAGCGGGACGAGGAAGAACACGCCCATCTGCACGAGATACTGGAAGAAGAACATCGTCAGGCCGCCAGTCAGCTGGCGGTTGTGGAGAAGGGCCGGGTCCACCAGCGGCGACCCGCGGCGCGCT
This genomic window from Actinospica robiniae DSM 44927 contains:
- a CDS encoding MFS transporter, whose amino-acid sequence is MSTGAGHSASARLVLTTLAAGQFLMALDSSVMNVSIATVARDVGTTVTGVQGAITAYTLVMAMFMVPGGKLGALFGRKRAFTAGCVIYGAGSFTTALAPSLPVLLLGWSFLEGIGAALIMPAIVALVAVNFAVERRPAAYGLVAAAGAVAIAVGPLVGGIATTYFSWRWVFAGEVVVVLAILLLARRVTDARSEERQRIDLVGAALCALGLGTFVFGVLRSSEWGWFLPKTGAPSLLGISPTVWLMLAGLFLMWLFYAWETRVVARRGSPLVDPALLHNRQLTGGLTMFFFQYLVQMGVFFLVPLYLSIALGLSALATGVRILPLSLTLLGAAVLIPRLLPDVSPRRVVRWGILALLAGAVALAAALDADAGPEIVTLPLLLIGLGMGALASQLGAVTVSAVPDEQSAEIGGVQNAVTNLGASIGTALAGSILIAVLTSSFLSGIEHNPAVPAEVKNKASTNLEAGVPFLSDAQLTTALDQAAASPEVKQAALDANSAARLDGLRAALAILALASLIALFFTSRIPTTQPGERKPDTDGGTAGR